The genomic window GTGGCAGCACTGTGCCGACTTCTAAGAACAGCATGCAAGGGATAGTAGCTTGCGCTtctaacataaaaatgaaacatgaaactGTATGCTCTGATCCCAACATAGAAAAATATGCATATAGATCGTGTATCAATTATCATGTTTAGATTAGGTCACACGCCTCAATAACTTAACCCATATCAATCGTATGACTGGACTCAACATGGAAACATGCTACTAGTCAAGACATTAATCAAAGTGTTACGATAATTTTAGGAAAAAACATAGTTCTTCTCAATATTAATTATGTGTACTTGTCCATCTCTTTCACCAAGCATTCACGTATTTAAAATGCATGGTAATTGGCAAAAAACAATTGTTCCCTCCATTAGGGAATGAATCTGGGTCGAggagaaaagtgaaaacatcGCCACTGTACAAGTTTCACTACAGGAACTAGGACACCCTACAGACACCAGCATACTACATATTTCTGCTACAAAGGGTGaagatgaagggaaaaaaactaATCGATCAACAGAATGTTATTTCCATACCTTTACTAGCACAATTTTCAAGTCTCCATAAGGAGATACACAAATGTCCCCAACAAAGTGAGACTTTCCCGTAAAACCCCTTAGGAAGTTCCAGCAAATACAGAATGTCAAAGGATGTGAATAGTGGACGCATGCTGCATCCAGAAGCAATTTGCAATCAAAGAATCAGAATCACTGAATAGAAACAAAACAGGAAGCGAAAAACAGGAAAAGGCAGCCCCTTTTTACGATCCTTTCTCGTTCCGTTCACTCCAAAATTTACCAACAGCACCAAAAAAgtatgaagaaaagaaatcctACACGCTGTTCAATTATTCTAGGGAGTAAGTAAGAAAGGCACCTCGTTATCTCCATTTAAGGAATCCATTACAACGCCCCTAATAATATGGACCAAGTGAAACAAGAGAAGAATCCATGAAATTCCAATGAAGGAAATATAACAGGcggaaaaaaaatagaatcaaATAAAAGGATCACCTTTGATCTCGTTCTCTTTGCATAATTCGAAGTTTATTAAAGAAACAAGGGCCAATTCAACAACCGGATTCGCACCTCGCGAACCCCAAATTGGTTTCCGAAACATAAAAGGGGCacacaaaagaagaaattcCAAAGAGCTACCAGTGAATGAAAAGGCCGACCAGGTCCAGTTGCCGTTGCAGCACAGACGGTCGAACGCTTAACCAAGAAACGATCATTCGGACTCGTCTGCAGCGAGGGCACTCTCCTTCTGCAGTCGCTCGAGTGCCTTCTGGTGGGCCCACGTCTCGATTGTGAAGTCGGGTTTGGCGTTAAGGCCCACCCCGAGGATGACGACGGTGAGGAAGGCCGTGACATAGTAGGGGAGCTCCCAGTCCTCCCATTTCCTGGACTGCCCAGGAGGCGGCGGCGTCCTGTTGAAGAGGTAGCCGTAGCCCCTCTCCTGCGTGCCCTCGCTCAGCCACCTGCTCCCTCCGCTCTCGCCATGGCCACCGCCACCTCTCATCTGACCGTGCAGCCGCAGCCTGCTCCTCAACATCCCTCCCGCGGCGCCGAGGAAGCTCCCTCCCCTCACCATACTTCTTCTTCCTGCGCCAGTCTCCCCAGACGTTGATCTGGTGACAGAGAACCCGAAAAGGGGGAGGGGAAAGAGTCGGACTTCTTCACTTTGCTCACCGCACATTGGTTCTGGATCCCGTGTGATTTTTCAACTTGACTTGGGACCCGAATCGAATCACACCTATTAAAAGGCAGTTTCCAGATTCATCCTTAACTCACATTCAATTGGCATTTTCCACCCTTTGTTACGGATCTGTCATTtgcaatttttaataaaattcatTCTACTGCAGTTTTAATACGCAGAAGTGCTCAATGTCTCCTGGTATAAAAAAACAAGcttaaatttcagttttttcagTTTGACTTGTTTTACTTAAATATCAAACTGGCTgttaaaaaaagggaaacttgAGTGTATTTTGTCATACCACCCACAACGTAGTATATGTttgtaaaaaattcaaaaacctaCAGCTAGCAAAATTAATAAGATTAGCTTTATTTGAACTTAATAAGATTAGCTTTatttgaacttatttttttatcattttttaacttctttttattttaataagggtgagtggttcatttcaCCACCCCTAAGAGAGGTCACTGTCTTCCTCATGTGCCCACCACTTCCTGAGTTCACATAGTATAGTGTGGAACCCATTTTAGTTTAGAGGATGAACACATTGGGTCATGACATGATCACGTGATTTGATTGCAAGTCCCATTTGAGCTGGACCGTCTTAATCA from Nymphaea colorata isolate Beijing-Zhang1983 chromosome 6, ASM883128v2, whole genome shotgun sequence includes these protein-coding regions:
- the LOC116256284 gene encoding uncharacterized protein LOC116256284, which codes for MCGEQSEEVRLFPLPLFGFSVTRSTSGETGAGRRSMVRGGSFLGAAGGMLRSRLRLHGQMRGGGGHGESGGSRWLSEGTQERGYGYLFNRTPPPPGQSRKWEDWELPYYVTAFLTVVILGVGLNAKPDFTIETWAHQKALERLQKESALAADESE